From a region of the Tachypleus tridentatus isolate NWPU-2018 chromosome 1, ASM421037v1, whole genome shotgun sequence genome:
- the LOC143249915 gene encoding uncharacterized protein LOC143249915 isoform X1 has translation MKITFIVLVLTFAVIVRGNRRIPGHPRWNQNGSTPRGGYAVMMILHSIRKVICAGSDCVDDELKQQIMSCLPEELAHVGDQSTCGQRPDITRDSMEAVIQAVNESCIGTLINLKMILCSQQNRSQQ, from the exons atgaagATTACATTTATTGTCCTGGTCTTGACTTTCGCTGTTATTGTTCGCGGTAACAGAAGAATTCCAGGACATCCAAGGTGGAATCAAAATGGTTCAACACCAAGAGGTGGATATGCGGTAATGATGATCCTGCATTCTATCCGAAAAGTCATCTGTG CTGGTTCAGACTGTGTCGATGACGAACTGAAACAACAGATCATGAGCTGTCTCCCTGAAGAA cTGGCACATGTAGGAGATCAGTCCACGTGTGGTCAGAGACCTGATATA ACCAGAGATAGTATGGAAGCTGTGATACAAGCTGTG AATGAATCGTGCATTGGAACGCTTATCAATTTGAAAATGATCCTGTGTTCCCAACAG aatcgCAGTCAACAGTAA